One segment of Hippocampus zosterae strain Florida unplaced genomic scaffold, ASM2543408v3 HiC_scaffold_204, whole genome shotgun sequence DNA contains the following:
- the LOC127594547 gene encoding LOW QUALITY PROTEIN: uncharacterized protein LOC127594547 (The sequence of the model RefSeq protein was modified relative to this genomic sequence to represent the inferred CDS: substituted 5 bases at 5 genomic stop codons): MVEVSGEPMEMRAGLVKDSLVILWDITNLQELWIDTARRNAEFQEIDFSTYADIDIKVRALGSALIEKGLVVETDKEEWMVTDLACVLYGFTSVPLYDTLSLDSIPYILDQSASVTICCGKAEAKRLTQHDIVNALKDRGLNIFEYAELLEIGRKASKPCPKLEPEHPFTISYTSGTTGNPKGVVLTHRSMLAAVASFHNIEGLNISEKDRTFSYLPLPHIFERGVSYVMLFRGANSVFSTGDKDKILDELKFVQPTIFVSVPRIFNRIYAKVLGEIESSEGIKKAIATSALESKEKNLMEKSQFTSTFYDAIVFSKVQEKLGGKVRIAVTASAPIEGKVLNFLRIALACPVIXAYGQTESMGCFFCTSVGXSKTGHVGGPNRSVEFKLVDIPXMDYTSKDILDXKRCPRGXICVRGPGLFKEYYKQPEMTKEALDKDGWLHTGDVGMIVPGNNALKIIDRKKNIFKLAQGEYVAPEKIENFYLSVTGIQEAWLHGDSLENYCVGFFISDDANIKLLEEKVGVSGAPDDLRKSKAFKTALLKYMNDVAKKQGKNSYELAKNCMIYKDSFATQDLLTNTFKMMRHKARQTFKPEIEAMYKEGELK, translated from the exons ATGGTGGAGGTGTCTGGTGAGCCCATGGAGATGAGGGCCGGATTAGTGAAGGACAGTCTGGTCATCCTCT GGGACATCACCAACCTCCAAGAGTTGTGGATCGACACAGCCAGACGCAACGCAG AATTCCAGGAAATCGATTTCAGCACCTATGCTGATATTGATATTAAGGTCAGGGCTCTAGGCTCAGCCTTGATCGAAAAAGGGCTGGTAGTCGAGACCGACAA GGAGGAATGGATGGTCACTGATCTCGCCTGCGTCCTCTACGGGTTCACAAGTGTACCCCTCTACGACACCTTAAGCcttgacagcatcccttacATCCTCGACCAAAGCGCCAGCGTTACCATATGCTGCGGAAAGGCAGAGGCGAAAAGACTGACCCAG CATGACATTGTCAATGCCCTCAAAGACAGGGGGCTGAACATTTTCGAGTATGCTGAGTTGCTGGAAATCGGGAGGAAGGCGAGCAAGCCCTGTCCGAAGCTGGAACCTGAACATCCTTTCACGATCAGCTATACGAGTGGGACCACCGGCAACCCGAAAGGAGTGGTACTGACCCATCGCAGCATGCTGGCTGCGGTCGCCTCATTCCACAATATCGAGGGGCTGAACATCTCAGAAAAAGACAGGACATTCAGCTACCTGCCTCTTCCCCACATCTTCGAGCGAGGCGTCTCGTACGTCATGCTGTTCCGAGGCGCGAATAGTGTGTTCTCCACCGGCGATAAGGACAAAATCCTGGACGAACTGAAATTCGTACAGCCCACCATCTTCGTGTCAGTGCCAAGGATCTTCAACCGGATTTATGCGAAAGTGTTGGGGGAGATTGAAAGCTCGGAGGGGATCAAGAAGGCCATTGCGACATCAGCGCTGGAGTCGAAGGAGAAGAACCTGATGGAGAAGAGCCAGTTCACCAGTACTTTTTATGACGCTATTGTGTTTTCGAAGGTGCAGGAGAAATTGGGTGGGAAAGTTAGGATTGCGGTGACCGCCTCTGCCCCGATTGAGGGGAAGGTCCTCAATTTCCTGAGAATAGCACTCGCCTGCCCCGTGATCTAAGCCTACGGACAGACCGAAAGCATGGGCTGCTTCTTCTGTACCAGCGTAGGCTAATCCAAAACCGGCCATGTCGGTGGCCCCAACCGATCAGTCGAGTTCAAGCTCGTCGACATTCCCTAGATGGATTACACCTCCAAGGACATCCTCGACTAAAAACGATGCCCACGAGGATAGATCTGCGTCAGAGGGCCAGGCCTGTTCAAAGAGTACTATAAGCAGCCAGAAATGACCAAGGAGGCGCTTGACAAGGACGGCTGGCTTCACACGGGGGACGTGGGGATGATCGTGCCAGGCAACAACGCCCTGAAAATCATTGACCGCAAGAAAAACATCTTCAAGCTGGCACAGGGCGAGTACGTCGCCCCTGAAAAGATCGAAAACTTTTATCTCTCTGTGACGGGCATCCAGGAGGCTTGGCTGCACGGCGACTCCCTTGAGAACTATTGTGTGGGGTTCTTTATCAGTGACGATGCAAATATCAAGTTGCTGGAGGAGAAGGTTGGGGTTAGTGGCGCCCCTGACGATCTCAGGAAAAGCAAGGCTTTCAAGACTGCCTTACTGAAGTACATGAATGATGTGGCCAAGAAGCAAGGCAAAAACAGCTATGAACTGGCCAAGAACTGCATGATTTACAAGGACTCCTTCGCGACCCAGGACCTTCTGACCAACACCTTCAAGATGATGCGGCACAAGGCCCGACAGACCTTCAAACCCGAAATCGAAGCCATGTACAAGGAAGGCGAGCTCAAATGA